Genomic window (Leptospira kanakyensis):
CAGCAAGTGGACCCGCAGCGATATGAGTTCCATAATTTTTGGAAAAAGAAAAATCTTTAAACTGAGATCCTGTGATTAAGTTTTCAGAATCAATTCCTTCTGTGGAACAAAAACGTTTCATCGCAAAAGGAAGGTCACCAGAAATGATGAGAGTGGTGATTCCATTTTCTTTCGCTGCTTTTTCGTTAAACTTTTTAGTTTCGAGGGCACAAACTGCTGTGTCCAAACTAGGAACTGCTACGAGAATTTTTACCTTTCCAGATAAGTCTTTGAGTGTTAAATCACCTAAGTCTTGTTTTGCGACTCGGAAATCAGGAGCTTTGTCCCCTGGTTTTGGAATGTTTCCTTCTAGGGGAACGGGATTTCCTTTGAGAGTTACTTGGGCCATGATTGTCTCCTTTGTATTTAGATTAATTCTAGTCTTTCAGTGAATGGATTCTTCGGGAAGGATTTTTTCCATCCAAAGTAAAGATTCTGAAAGTTCTCCCCTCCGAATGGTCGTTGCCAAATGGTGCACCCGATCCAAAAGCCACGAAGGTGAAACCTCAGTGATGTCTCGAAAGGCATTTAGTTCTTCTTTATTTAAGGATCCATCAAATGAGGAACAGAGGGCAAAAATAGCAACCGGCCATTTTCTTTCTTCTTTTGTTAAATTTTGGAATGAAAGGACAAATTCTGCCCAATCATCTAAGTTTGTTAGTTTGTCTTTATTTGGTAATAGCCCAATCAATCCAAAAAGCAAATATTCGAAGTTAGGGTGGAACGTTTTTGTATAAACAATGGAGATGGCAACAGATCGAGCTGCCGATTCTATAAATTCTTTTCTACGTTCTTTGGATTTGATTTTTAACAACATGGCATCGGATAATTTTCTTGTGATGATCCTTTTGCGAAGTTCATATAAAATCATATATGTAGTCAAACTATCCCAAATTCCTGTCACTGGCCCGGATATGTATTCAATAAGAAACCTAAGTCCTGTCCTACCCAAAAATACCTTTAATAAAAGTTTGGCGATGATATTCGAAAGGAAAACCTTACTCTTATACAAGAGGGTACGAAAAAAAAGAGCTCTTTCATTTAGATGTTTATAAGGATCAATTCCATACAATCGAATCCGTGGATCAGGAATTTCTAAAACCAACCTAGCCATCATACCAGGAATGGGTGTGATGAGTTCTGGTTCTTCCGCAAGTTCAATGTCAGCGTACTGTGCCATTCGAAAGGAAAGATAAAATCCCAATCGAAAGAGAAGGTAAAATTCGATGATGGTCAATAGTGCCAAAAGAAAAATAAATCCGGAAAGAGCAGAGTAGGAGAGATTGGACAGTGGCCAAAATAGGAAGGGAGGTAAGTAAGTAGAGAGGGCCACAAAGGCCACAGAAGGCAGAAACCCAATCCAAAAAGACCAAAAAATCCCCCAAATGATAAGGGTTTTTGTATGGGAGGCAAAACTTTTGCCTGAGTCCTTAGGTTTTTGGGAACCGGTGCCTATAGAAACAAGTAGCCGACGGCCCCACTTTTCTAGAAAACCTGGTTTGTAACGTTCTGTACTCATTTTTTTTTGCAACCGAAATCTGGCTTTAGGACTCCCACACCATGAAACAGGAATTCTCTATGACGACACAAGCTGAAATCAAAACGAAAGCCCCCATTGATTGGGTCACGACAATATTTTTACTCACATCTCCTTTGGTAGGGATCTTTGGAACCCTTTATCTTTACCTTTATGATTCCATCCATCTTGGCACTTGGGCCTTATTTGTGTTTTATTTCTTCGCAACCGGAATGGGGATTACCGTTGGTTACCATAGACTTTTTTCACACAAAGCTTATGAAGCAAAATCTCCCATCAAACTTTTGTTACTTCTTTTTGGAGCGGCTGCCTTTCAATCAACTGCTCTCGAATGGAGTGAAGACCACCGCATCCACCACAGGTTTGTAGATACAGACAAAGATCCGTATTCGATTAAAAAAGGATTTTGGTTTGCTCATATTGGTTGGTTGTTTCGCAAACGTAAGTATGTTCAAAATGGGGTTCAAGATTTGGTGAATGACCCTCTCGTTCTTTGGCAACATAAACATTTTTATTCCATTTCTATCTTTATGTGTTTTTTCCTTCCTGGTCTTATCACTATGTTATGGGGTTCTTTTTTAGAAGGATTTTTTGTCGCGGGATTTCTTCGACTTTTTGTGGTCCACCAATTTACTTTTTTTATCAACAGTGCTTGCCATGTTTGGGGAGAACGCACCTTTTCCAAAGAACAAACTGCTAGAGACAATTGGATCATCGCCTTTTTTACGTTTGGTGAAGGTTTTCATAACTTCCATCATGAATTCCAGGCAGATTATCGGAACGGGATTCGTTGGTTTGATTATGATCCATCTAAATGGATGATCAGAGGACTTTCCTATCTTGGTCTCACTTATAATTTAAAAAAAGTTTCAGAAGAAAAAATTCTACAAAAAACAATGTATCTAAAGGAAAAAGAAACTTTAAACCAACATACAAATTTGGAAGAATCCAAACTTCGCCATTGGGAAGAACAACTTGCCAATCTTCGTGAAACTACTTTACAAGAATTTCAAAATTGGACAAAAGCAAAACAAACAGCGAATGCAGAAGAAGCTGGTGTGTTCCGTAAGAACTTTGAAAAAACTAAAGAAAGTTGGGAAAAACTCCTAAACCAACCAGGAAACCCGCTTTTTTCTTAACCACGAATTTCCCGAAAGATTTCTTTTGGGATACTTGGAACATCGCCAGGGCCAACTAACGGTAAATAAACCATAAACCTAGTTTTCCCTGGATTGGATTCCACTTCTATCCTTCCTTTGTGTTTTTCAATGATCCCTTTCACAATCCCAAGGCCAAGCCCTGTACCTTCTCCCTGATCTTTGGTAGTAAAAAACGGATCCCAAATTTTATCTTTGATTTCGGTTGGAATTCCAGATCCATTATCTTCAAAACTAATCAAAACAAAATCTTCTCCAATCATTCTAGATGATATAGTCAGTTTGGGATGTTCCACTGTTTTCATCGCATGGATGGCATTGGTGATGAGGTTTGTCCAAACCTGGTTCAGTTCATCGATATTACATCGAACCGTGGGAATGGTCCCGTATGCTCTTTCAATTTCCACCCCATGTTTGATTTGGTTTTGCATGATCACAAGAGTATTTTCCAATCCTTCGTGAAGGTCAGATTCCGCATAAGAGGCTTGGCCTAAGTGCGAATAGTATTTGAGTGCTTTGACAATGCGAACAATATTACGAATTGCATATTTGATGTTTTTAATATTTCTTTGAAGGCTTAAGGTATTCTTTAACATCTCGAAGGTTTCTTTCCCACCGGCCTTCCATATCCGGATCAGTTCTTCTTGCATATGCAAAAGATGGTGGTCGATGATAAATGTTGCAAGATCAGTGGCATCATTGTCGGGAATCCCATCTTGGACGAATTTATGTTTGGTTTCTTTTTTGAGTTTGAATTTATCTTTAGGATCAATTTTCGCAGCTGGGTCTTCTTTAACAAAACTAAAGAGAATGTCCAAATATATGGAACGAAAGTCGGGGTTTTGGATGAGGTAAGTAATGTCTCCCAAATGAGATAATACAAAAACTAAATTGGCATCCAAATTATCAGCAGATCCATTGATGACTGCCGCAGGAGTGTTGATTTCATGAGCGATTCCTGCAACCATCACCCCAAGCGATGCCATTTTTTCTGACTGCACCAAATGTGCCTGGGTCTCTTCCAATTCTTTAGTTCTTTCTCTTACTTTTGCCTCCAATGTTTCTGTTAAGTTTAACAGCTGTTGGTAGATCATTGAATTGGATAAAGACATGAGAGAAACAGAAAGAATTTCTAAAATGATTTCGATTTCTTCGATATCATATACTTTCCCCTCTTTGTGTTTCCCAAGTAAAATAAAACCAACAAGGCTTGATTTGATAGAAAGGGTAGCAACCAATTCGGATTTTGTTTCTGTAAAAAAATCTAATGCTTGTTTGGCTATTTTTTCGTGATGAGTGGATGCAAATTGAATGAAGTTTTCTTTGATATGGATCCCTTCGCGTTCGGACAACCAAAGAAGAAATGGATTGAATACAGGAAGGGATGGTAAATTTGAAAACTTTTGGTCAAGGGATTCTAAAAAAGGTCTCGGGCGGAATTGTCCTTCTCTTTCGTCCCAAGTATAAACTTGAACAAATTCAGCAGGGATTTTAGAGGCAAGGAACTGGCTTATGGTTTCGCTGATTTGGTCTGGGTCATTAAAGGAGATGAGTTCTTCTTTGAATTTTTCCAAGGCAAAAAGATTTTGGACAAGTTCATCTCGTTTTTTGGGTTTTCCATCCACTGCAGTTTTTCCTTTCGGAAGGTGGAATAAAAAAAGAGATAAGGTAAGAAAACCCATAAAGATGAGAAAAAACACCAAAAGGTAAGATGCCTGTAAAATGCCGAGTCCGTACGCAAAAACAAACCAACTAAAAGAAGATAGAAGAATGATACTGGAACGAAAGAAAACTTGTATTTGCATGTCATCTATATAGAATGTAAGAACTAGATTATTTTGGTACAAATCCACTTGGGTAAAGAACTATTTACAATCGCTCGGATCTTCGGGGCCTACTACGAAATTTATTCAGAAGGGACTACCTACGCCCTCGCTGTCCTAAAAGGTAAGTTGCGGTTAAAAAATTCGAACGAACGCCATCCCTTTGTTGTGGGTGATCTTGTCTTAGCTGAAAAATCTTCAGGTGAAGAGTGGGTCATTTCCGAAAAAATGGAACGTAAGAACTTTCTCTCTCGGAAAAGTGATCGTGGCGATAGTCATGTGTTATGTGCCAATTTAGACCAAGTGGCAATTCTTGCTTCTTGCAAAGATCCAGAAACCAAACCAGGATTTATCGATAGGTTACTTGCGGCCTCCTACCAGACAGAAATTCCTCCTCTCATCATTTTTACCAAAAAGGATTTGGTTTCCCCAGAAGAAATTGAAGAACGAGAAGTTTATTATAAAGAGTTAGGTTATGAAGTGATGAGTGTTTCTCTTCTTTCGGAAGAATCCATCCAACCTCTTTGGGAAAGGATCCGCGGAAAAAGAACTTTCCTTTGTGGGAATTCCGGCGTGGGGAAGTCGACACTCATGAACCATCTTCATAAAAAGACAGTGCAAAGGACAAACCTCATCAGCGGGTCTACCAAAAAGGGAAAACACACCACCACAAATTCGTTTGCCCTATTTTTGGAAGAAAACACCGTTCTCATCGATTCACCGGGAGTCAAAGAATGGGGCATCCTACACCTGACACCTGTTGAACTTTGGGAAAGTTTTCCCGAATTACGAAAGATTAAGGAAACTTGTCAGGAAATTTATTGCTGTGAACTGGGTTCTGAGTGTCCAATGCGAAAACACGTGAACGAATCCATGGATGAAACCCGAAAAAAGAGCTTAGAATCCATGATTGAGAGCCTAGAAAACCCCTACCGTGTGACAAGACGGGACCATTGGACAAAAGCTGTCACAAAAAGGTATTAGGGAAAAGAGTTGCCAAGCACTCAGTTGTTATCTATTCTTAGAATGATATTTCCGGAGGAAGGAATATGAAACGTACAATGATCAATCGATTGACAGCACTAGGATTTGTGGCGGTTTTTGCCATGGTTTTTGCTGCTTGCCAAAAAGATTCTAAGGAATCTGTAACGACTGTTACAGAAAAGTCTGCACAAGAAAGTAATGTCGTTGTTGCCTTTGTAAAAGGTGATGTGGTTGTGATCCGCGAAAGTGGACAAGTCAAACCAAACTTAGGTGATGTATTAACTTCCAAAGATACCATCGTAACCGGACAAAACGGTTCTGTGGAAATCCTTGTGGGTGAAGACGGAGTGCTTAAGTTAAACAAAAATACTTCTCTTAGCGTAAGCCAAGCGTTTGCTGCAAACGACGGATCACGCGAAACAGAAGTCAACATGCAATACGGAAAACTTGTGACAGTTCTTCGCAAAGAAAGAAAAACAGAATCTTTCAGTGTAGTGACACCAACTTCCATCGCGGGTGTTCGCGGAACGATCTTCTTAACCAATGTAGAAAATCCATCGGCTAAAGGTGGTAACGTTGCTTGTGGTTCTGGAAACTGTGTAGTGAAGTATACTGTACTTGATGGTGCGGTTGCCGTTCGCAAAGCAAACTCAGAAAACGAAATCGTTGTCGACAAACAGAAAACAGCTGAAGTCGGAAACGAAACGAAACTTTCTGACAAAATGATCAAACCTATGGACAAACAGTCTCTCTCAGAAATGAAAGAAATGTTGGCTTTTGAAAACACAAAGATGTTACAGTTTGAGTCACTTGCAAACGAACTAAAAACTAACAACGAAGAACTTCAAAAATTAAACATTGGATCTTCTGTAGAAGAATTGGAAAAAGCAGCAAAATCACGTGAGATTACTAAATCAAAATCTGATGAAGTGATTACAACTGCTAAGTCTATCGAAGATTCTAAATACATCAAAAAAGATGTTCAGAAAGATTCCCTAAAATTAGCACCTAAAGAGAGTTTTGATAAGACGAAATGAGATATGTTTATTTACCGGTCCTTTGTTTTTTAGTCGGTTAT
Coding sequences:
- a CDS encoding acyl-CoA desaturase; the protein is MTTQAEIKTKAPIDWVTTIFLLTSPLVGIFGTLYLYLYDSIHLGTWALFVFYFFATGMGITVGYHRLFSHKAYEAKSPIKLLLLLFGAAAFQSTALEWSEDHRIHHRFVDTDKDPYSIKKGFWFAHIGWLFRKRKYVQNGVQDLVNDPLVLWQHKHFYSISIFMCFFLPGLITMLWGSFLEGFFVAGFLRLFVVHQFTFFINSACHVWGERTFSKEQTARDNWIIAFFTFGEGFHNFHHEFQADYRNGIRWFDYDPSKWMIRGLSYLGLTYNLKKVSEEKILQKTMYLKEKETLNQHTNLEESKLRHWEEQLANLRETTLQEFQNWTKAKQTANAEEAGVFRKNFEKTKESWEKLLNQPGNPLFS
- a CDS encoding FecR family protein encodes the protein MKRTMINRLTALGFVAVFAMVFAACQKDSKESVTTVTEKSAQESNVVVAFVKGDVVVIRESGQVKPNLGDVLTSKDTIVTGQNGSVEILVGEDGVLKLNKNTSLSVSQAFAANDGSRETEVNMQYGKLVTVLRKERKTESFSVVTPTSIAGVRGTIFLTNVENPSAKGGNVACGSGNCVVKYTVLDGAVAVRKANSENEIVVDKQKTAEVGNETKLSDKMIKPMDKQSLSEMKEMLAFENTKMLQFESLANELKTNNEELQKLNIGSSVEELEKAAKSREITKSKSDEVITTAKSIEDSKYIKKDVQKDSLKLAPKESFDKTK
- a CDS encoding LBF_2804 family protein; the encoded protein is MSTERYKPGFLEKWGRRLLVSIGTGSQKPKDSGKSFASHTKTLIIWGIFWSFWIGFLPSVAFVALSTYLPPFLFWPLSNLSYSALSGFIFLLALLTIIEFYLLFRLGFYLSFRMAQYADIELAEEPELITPIPGMMARLVLEIPDPRIRLYGIDPYKHLNERALFFRTLLYKSKVFLSNIIAKLLLKVFLGRTGLRFLIEYISGPVTGIWDSLTTYMILYELRKRIITRKLSDAMLLKIKSKERRKEFIESAARSVAISIVYTKTFHPNFEYLLFGLIGLLPNKDKLTNLDDWAEFVLSFQNLTKEERKWPVAIFALCSSFDGSLNKEELNAFRDITEVSPSWLLDRVHHLATTIRRGELSESLLWMEKILPEESIH
- the tpx gene encoding thiol peroxidase codes for the protein MAQVTLKGNPVPLEGNIPKPGDKAPDFRVAKQDLGDLTLKDLSGKVKILVAVPSLDTAVCALETKKFNEKAAKENGITTLIISGDLPFAMKRFCSTEGIDSENLITGSQFKDFSFSKNYGTHIAAGPLAGLSARAVFVVDKDDIVRYTELVPEIGSEPNYDTVLAEAKKLV
- a CDS encoding sensor histidine kinase, whose protein sequence is MQIQVFFRSSIILLSSFSWFVFAYGLGILQASYLLVFFLIFMGFLTLSLFLFHLPKGKTAVDGKPKKRDELVQNLFALEKFKEELISFNDPDQISETISQFLASKIPAEFVQVYTWDEREGQFRPRPFLESLDQKFSNLPSLPVFNPFLLWLSEREGIHIKENFIQFASTHHEKIAKQALDFFTETKSELVATLSIKSSLVGFILLGKHKEGKVYDIEEIEIILEILSVSLMSLSNSMIYQQLLNLTETLEAKVRERTKELEETQAHLVQSEKMASLGVMVAGIAHEINTPAAVINGSADNLDANLVFVLSHLGDITYLIQNPDFRSIYLDILFSFVKEDPAAKIDPKDKFKLKKETKHKFVQDGIPDNDATDLATFIIDHHLLHMQEELIRIWKAGGKETFEMLKNTLSLQRNIKNIKYAIRNIVRIVKALKYYSHLGQASYAESDLHEGLENTLVIMQNQIKHGVEIERAYGTIPTVRCNIDELNQVWTNLITNAIHAMKTVEHPKLTISSRMIGEDFVLISFEDNGSGIPTEIKDKIWDPFFTTKDQGEGTGLGLGIVKGIIEKHKGRIEVESNPGKTRFMVYLPLVGPGDVPSIPKEIFREIRG
- the rsgA gene encoding ribosome small subunit-dependent GTPase A; this encodes MGKELFTIARIFGAYYEIYSEGTTYALAVLKGKLRLKNSNERHPFVVGDLVLAEKSSGEEWVISEKMERKNFLSRKSDRGDSHVLCANLDQVAILASCKDPETKPGFIDRLLAASYQTEIPPLIIFTKKDLVSPEEIEEREVYYKELGYEVMSVSLLSEESIQPLWERIRGKRTFLCGNSGVGKSTLMNHLHKKTVQRTNLISGSTKKGKHTTTNSFALFLEENTVLIDSPGVKEWGILHLTPVELWESFPELRKIKETCQEIYCCELGSECPMRKHVNESMDETRKKSLESMIESLENPYRVTRRDHWTKAVTKRY